One stretch of Enoplosus armatus isolate fEnoArm2 chromosome 1, fEnoArm2.hap1, whole genome shotgun sequence DNA includes these proteins:
- the ist1 gene encoding IST1 homolog — protein MLGGGFKAERLRVNLRLVINRLKLLEKKKTELAQKARKEIADYLSSGKDERARIRVEHIIREDYLVEAMEILELYCDLLLTRFGLIQSMKELDPGLQEAVSTLIWAAPRLLSEVSELKTVSDQLCAKYSKEYGKLCRTNQIGTVNDRLMHKLSVEAPPKILVERYLIEIAKNYNVPYEPDAMVRPEVCPGEEADLIDVDTDKKSRGGGGGGGGGGGGGFTAPVMPMAMPMPMPMPMPTAFNYPPPNGAEPFNSPIGTYNNFQHHMGGGQPPQLPTSPPTYESIDDLTDKPSVPSQAIGPGPSSKVFDNNALPELPSVPDTLPTSSFGRNTTTSDDIDFDDLTRRFEELKKKT, from the exons ATGCTGGGAGGGGGATTCAAAGCAGAGAGGCTAAGAGTCAACCTCCGGTTGGTCATCAACCGACTCAAACTccttgagaaaaagaaaa CTGAGCTTGCTCAAAAGGCAAGAAAGGAGATCGCAGATTACCTGTCATCTGGGAAGGATGAACGGGCACGGATCCGCGTGGAGCACATTATCAGAGAGGACTATCTGGTGGAAGCCATGGAGATCCTGGAGCTCTACTGTGACCTGCTGCTGACTCGCTTTGGCCTCATTCAGTCTATGAA GGAACTGGACCCAGGCTTACAGGAGGCAGTTTCCACCCTCATCTGGGCGGCGCCTCGTCTCCTGTCAGAGGTGTCTGAACTAAAAACT GTATCTGACCAGCTATGTGCAAAATATAGCAAGGAGTATGGCAAGCTGTGCAGGACAAACCAGATTGGCACAGTCAACGATAGG CTGATGCACAAGCTGAGCGTGGAGGCCCCTCCCAAGATCTTGGTGGAGCGCTACCTGATCGAGATCGCCAAGAACTATAATGTTCCGTATGAACCTGACGCCATGGTCCGG CCCGAGGTGTGTCCTGGAGAGGAGGCAGACCTGATTGACGTGGACACCGACAAGAAGtctagaggaggaggaggaggaggtggtggtggtggtggtggaggcttCACTGCTCCTGTTATGCCTATGGCCATGCCCATGCCTATGCCCATGCCCATGCCAACAGCATTCAACTATCCACCTCCCAACGGAGCC gAACCCTTTAATTCTCCCATTGGAACCTACAACAACTTTCAGCACCACATGGGAGGAGGGCAGCCCCCTCAGCTGCCCACTTCTCCCCCCACATATGAGTCT attgATGACCTAACTGACAAACCTTCTGTTCCTTCCCAGGCCATAG GTCCTGGCCCGTCATCTAAGGTTTTTGACAACAACGCCCTCCCAGAACTCCCCTCTGTTCCCGACACACTCCCCACATCTTCCTTCGGCAGAAACACCACCACCTCAGACGACATCGACTTTGACGATTTAACGCGGCGGtttgaggagctgaagaagaagaccTAA